A genomic window from Ilyobacter polytropus DSM 2926 includes:
- a CDS encoding exopolysaccharide biosynthesis polyprenyl glycosylphosphotransferase, producing the protein MKTRHLGYFRTVYIILFYFLFYFGNFYYGTPMKIYVYTIFFMLYFYYYLTDFLNFDDKKGKYSPWITSSVINIALSILLWSFSKSNILFFKFLILWFFSNILREIIVKFVKQDTKAIFVGSQEDFEKCILGSRINFFNFVRRIKDLNEMNIFSCLEDEGIEAVVVKEEISNVHQNEFLKMKLRGIRVLLTWQYQEEIEKKIDVKNISDKWFLLSSGFEILSDGFEKKVKTIADIGLAIIFGILTLPIMILSSVIIKLESEGPVFYRQKRVGLGGKEFELIKFRSMRADAEKNGPQWSSENDPRITKFGNFMRKARIDELPQLWNILKGEMSFIGPRPERRIFIDQLERELPYYNMRHLVRPGLTGWAQVMYPYGSSIEDSLRKLEYDLYYIKHQKIILDILIFFKTIKIVLFGKGR; encoded by the coding sequence ATGAAAACAAGACATCTAGGGTATTTTCGTACAGTTTACATAATTTTATTTTACTTTTTATTTTATTTTGGGAACTTTTATTATGGAACTCCAATGAAAATCTATGTTTATACTATATTTTTCATGTTATATTTTTACTATTATCTGACAGATTTTTTAAATTTTGATGATAAAAAGGGTAAGTACAGCCCTTGGATAACATCATCTGTTATTAATATAGCTTTGTCAATTCTATTATGGTCTTTTTCTAAGAGCAACATTTTGTTTTTCAAATTCCTGATACTTTGGTTTTTTAGTAATATATTGAGAGAGATTATAGTTAAATTTGTGAAACAGGATACAAAGGCTATTTTTGTTGGTTCTCAAGAAGATTTTGAAAAATGTATTTTGGGTAGTAGAATCAATTTTTTCAATTTTGTCAGAAGGATTAAAGATTTAAATGAGATGAATATTTTTTCTTGTTTAGAAGATGAGGGTATAGAGGCAGTGGTTGTAAAAGAGGAGATATCAAATGTTCACCAGAATGAATTTCTAAAAATGAAATTGAGAGGAATTCGCGTACTGCTTACCTGGCAATATCAAGAAGAGATAGAAAAAAAAATAGATGTTAAAAATATATCTGATAAATGGTTTCTCTTAAGCAGTGGGTTTGAAATATTAAGTGATGGTTTTGAAAAAAAGGTAAAAACTATTGCAGATATTGGGTTAGCTATAATTTTTGGGATTTTGACCCTTCCGATAATGATTTTGTCTTCTGTTATTATAAAGCTTGAGAGCGAGGGGCCTGTTTTTTACCGACAGAAGAGGGTTGGACTTGGAGGAAAAGAGTTTGAACTCATTAAGTTCAGGTCTATGAGGGCTGATGCAGAAAAAAATGGACCTCAGTGGTCCAGTGAGAATGATCCGAGAATAACTAAGTTTGGAAATTTTATGAGGAAGGCCAGGATAGACGAGCTCCCGCAGCTTTGGAATATATTGAAAGGAGAGATGAGTTTCATCGGTCCGAGACCAGAAAGGAGAATTTTTATAGATCAGCTGGAAAGGGAACTGCCTTATTATAATATGAGACATCTTGTGAGGCCTGGACTCACAGGGTGGGCCCAGGTGATGTACCCCTATGGGTCGAGTATAGAGGATTCTCTTAGGAAGCTAGAATATGACCTTTATTATATTAAACACCAGAAAATCATATTAGATATATTGATTTTTTTTAAGACGATAAAGATTGTTTTATTTGGAAAGGGAAGATAG
- a CDS encoding DUF3047 domain-containing protein yields the protein MNIKRIIVIILIFATTVLVTFSEPVEEVRINEEFKNLDNWEAYEFPKIKEHSVYTIIEGDILKTESKTSASAIIYKGDFDVYQYPIIEWKWKVENIIKNGDAKSKEGDDYSIRIYIAFKYDSEKASFGKRIKYNTAKLLYGDYPPDSSLNYIWANKNHEEDIIANAYTNQAQMILLQKGDAHVGMWKTEKVDIVKDYIRAFGKEPPALASIIIMNDTDNTKESAVSYLDYIKVYR from the coding sequence GTGAACATAAAACGTATTATCGTAATCATTCTTATTTTTGCCACGACAGTCTTAGTGACTTTTTCTGAACCTGTAGAAGAGGTTAGGATAAATGAGGAGTTTAAAAATCTAGACAACTGGGAGGCCTATGAATTCCCCAAAATAAAAGAACATTCTGTATACACTATAATAGAGGGAGATATCTTGAAAACTGAAAGTAAGACCTCGGCTTCTGCCATTATTTATAAGGGTGACTTTGATGTATATCAGTATCCAATTATAGAGTGGAAGTGGAAGGTGGAGAACATAATAAAAAACGGAGATGCAAAATCAAAGGAGGGCGACGATTATTCTATCAGAATATATATTGCCTTTAAATATGACTCTGAAAAAGCTAGCTTCGGGAAACGTATTAAATATAATACTGCCAAACTTCTTTACGGCGACTATCCTCCTGACAGTTCTCTCAATTACATATGGGCAAATAAAAATCATGAAGAGGATATTATAGCCAACGCATATACCAACCAGGCTCAGATGATACTCCTTCAAAAGGGAGATGCCCATGTGGGGATGTGGAAGACTGAAAAAGTAGATATTGTAAAAGACTATATAAGGGCCTTCGGAAAAGAGCCTCCTGCTCTAGCTAGCATAATAATAATGAATGACACAGATAATACAAAGGAAAGTGCAGTATCTTACCTGGATTATATAAAAGTTTACAGGTGA
- a CDS encoding L,D-transpeptidase family protein, protein MNMKRISTKLTNKFLLIFFIICSAVYADKKIDLVKVDKSSKKMFLMSGNQVIKIYDISLGIDPIGHKGKSGDNKTPEGIYTLDYKNSQSIYYKSIHISYPNEKDKAAAAQKGWDPGGDITIHGQKKGSLSKEEWTEGCIGVTNEEMDEIWELLQLPVTIIIEPR, encoded by the coding sequence ATGAATATGAAGAGAATATCAACTAAATTAACTAATAAGTTTTTACTTATATTTTTTATTATCTGTTCTGCAGTTTATGCAGATAAAAAAATAGATCTTGTAAAAGTAGATAAATCTTCGAAAAAGATGTTTCTTATGTCAGGAAACCAGGTGATAAAAATCTATGATATATCTTTGGGGATAGATCCTATAGGGCACAAGGGAAAATCTGGAGACAATAAAACTCCCGAGGGGATTTATACTCTCGACTATAAAAACAGTCAGAGTATTTATTATAAGAGTATCCATATATCCTACCCCAATGAAAAGGACAAGGCCGCTGCAGCACAAAAGGGGTGGGATCCAGGGGGAGATATCACCATACACGGGCAGAAAAAGGGCAGTCTGTCTAAAGAAGAGTGGACTGAGGGGTGTATAGGGGTCACAAATGAAGAGATGGACGAAATATGGGAGCTTCTCCAACTTCCTGTGACTATAATAATAGAACCGAGGTAA
- a CDS encoding DUF6868 family protein, producing the protein MNIKFFQDFFLWCTIINSIALFFWMLMFIGGSNWIYQFHSRWFKISLEEFHAIHYKGMAFYKLGIFLFNLAPYIVLLIIE; encoded by the coding sequence ATGAATATAAAATTTTTTCAGGATTTTTTTCTTTGGTGTACAATCATAAATAGTATAGCTCTTTTCTTTTGGATGCTCATGTTTATTGGGGGAAGCAACTGGATCTATCAATTTCACAGCAGATGGTTTAAAATTTCTTTAGAGGAGTTTCACGCTATTCATTATAAGGGAATGGCCTTTTACAAACTGGGTATTTTTTTGTTTAATTTGGCTCCCTATATTGTTTTATTAATAATAGAGTGA
- a CDS encoding dienelactone hydrolase family protein, which translates to MKKIRCFIMMIFFITITATSIGASLKSISYKIDDKVYEGYYSISKSPEAPLVLLVHDWDGLTDYEIKRSEMLADLGYSVFTVDLFGKGIRPTEIKDRRQHTGELYADRQKMRSLMLGALEVARLKGGNIHNAVAMGYCFGGAAVLEFARSGINLKGFATFHGGLTTPENQDYSRTKGKILILHGTADANITMDDFAKLAVELENNGVSHEMITYSQAPHAFTVFGSKSYRKDADEKSWKRFTEFLEETLKR; encoded by the coding sequence ATGAAAAAAATAAGATGTTTTATAATGATGATTTTTTTTATTACAATAACTGCAACCTCTATAGGAGCCTCTCTTAAATCTATATCATACAAGATAGATGATAAAGTTTATGAAGGATACTACTCTATAAGCAAGTCCCCTGAAGCTCCACTAGTCCTTCTGGTTCACGACTGGGATGGACTCACAGACTATGAAATCAAACGTTCGGAGATGCTAGCAGATTTAGGATACTCTGTTTTCACAGTGGACCTCTTTGGAAAAGGGATACGTCCTACCGAGATAAAAGACAGACGTCAACATACAGGAGAACTCTACGCTGACCGACAGAAAATGCGTTCACTTATGCTAGGAGCTCTTGAAGTGGCCAGATTAAAGGGTGGAAATATCCATAATGCTGTGGCTATGGGATATTGCTTTGGAGGTGCTGCAGTGCTTGAGTTTGCCAGATCTGGTATAAATCTAAAAGGTTTTGCCACTTTTCACGGTGGACTAACTACTCCTGAGAATCAGGATTATTCCAGAACCAAGGGAAAAATCTTAATTCTCCACGGTACTGCCGATGCAAATATCACAATGGATGACTTTGCAAAACTTGCAGTAGAGCTAGAAAATAACGGTGTTTCTCATGAAATGATAACTTACAGTCAAGCTCCCCACGCCTTTACTGTCTTTGGGTCTAAAAGCTACAGAAAAGATGCCGATGAAAAATCATGGAAAAGATTCACTGAATTTTTAGAGGAAACTCTCAAAAGATAA
- the mprF gene encoding bifunctional lysylphosphatidylglycerol flippase/synthetase MprF, whose amino-acid sequence MRKRSKIFRFLLSIILFIATIILIEKELANYSYTDIKNAVSEINREMILISVSLSILSYILLIFLDSLAFRYTGLKFEYYKIIFVSFVSRAFGNNLGISALSSSAIRFRFFSLWGVPYNKIIKIITFCYSTSWIGLIAAGGFIFTFWPVTIPSKFNFFIKDNKSIGIIFILLSICYVVFSIGRKHINWHFEFPTLSITFIQISLSLVEWSIAGCVLYVLLVNAAKINFFTFMSIFITAQLIGVISNLPGGIGAFEFIMISFLSQFISVHEILSGLILYRMIYYLLPLFFAVALLGAYEISVKREAFSRLADFFDSFIAPFVPLVLATGMFAGGFIMLLSGSTPSELWRIEWLERFFPVATLEVSHFIGSITGFLLLMLATGIKRRLNSAYFISILLLVIGILSSLLKGWDYEEAFILFVILLLLIPSKKHFYRKASALTSYLSVNGMLLIFLATASALWIGFFSYKHVEYSKELWWQFEFKKNAPRFLRSTLGIALATILYTIAKLLKPVTDYTMENKGKGMEDARKILTTSIKTYSNLVLIGDKSIVFDKDRDSFIMYGVSGKSMIAMGDPVGNSEGISELIWLFYEIAMKNGKRVVFYEVGTEYLNYYLDIGLNVLKIGEEAVVDLYEFSLTGGSRKGLRYTYNKLQKEGCSFRIIEPLEIESVIDELKEISDGWLDLKKGSEKRFSLGSFEEGYIKNFRIGVIEKNGKITAFCNLWETSGKNELSIDLMRYRPDSPDSVMEFLFINLMLWGKENNYKWFNLGMAPLSGIEGRELSVFWNRFGNFVFNLGGQFYNFKGLRNYKDKFSPQWRSKYIVFSGDLSLLSVLKDVYILVSGGLKGIIKK is encoded by the coding sequence ATGAGGAAAAGATCTAAAATATTTAGATTTTTATTAAGCATAATATTGTTTATAGCTACGATAATTTTAATCGAAAAAGAGCTTGCAAATTATAGTTACACCGATATTAAAAATGCTGTTTCAGAAATAAATAGGGAAATGATTTTGATATCTGTTTCTTTGTCTATTTTAAGCTATATTCTTTTAATTTTTTTAGACTCTCTTGCCTTTAGATACACAGGATTAAAATTTGAATATTATAAAATAATTTTTGTATCTTTTGTCAGTCGGGCTTTTGGAAATAATCTAGGAATTTCGGCCCTTAGTTCTTCTGCCATAAGATTCAGATTTTTTTCTCTTTGGGGTGTACCATATAATAAAATAATAAAAATCATTACCTTTTGTTATTCAACCTCTTGGATAGGACTCATCGCTGCAGGAGGTTTTATTTTTACATTCTGGCCTGTGACAATACCTTCAAAATTCAATTTTTTCATAAAGGACAACAAAAGCATAGGGATTATTTTTATATTACTGTCTATTTGCTATGTAGTTTTTTCAATTGGAAGAAAGCATATAAATTGGCATTTTGAGTTTCCAACATTATCTATCACCTTTATTCAGATATCTTTATCATTAGTCGAATGGAGTATTGCTGGATGTGTACTATATGTACTTTTAGTAAATGCAGCTAAAATAAATTTTTTTACATTTATGTCTATATTTATAACTGCGCAGCTAATCGGTGTTATAAGCAATCTGCCTGGGGGTATAGGGGCCTTTGAATTTATCATGATCTCATTTTTATCTCAGTTTATTTCTGTCCATGAAATATTGAGTGGTTTGATTCTTTATAGAATGATATATTATCTTCTCCCTTTATTTTTTGCCGTTGCTCTCTTGGGGGCTTATGAAATTTCTGTTAAGAGGGAAGCTTTTTCACGACTTGCAGATTTTTTTGATAGTTTCATAGCTCCATTTGTTCCTCTAGTATTGGCTACTGGGATGTTTGCAGGAGGATTTATAATGCTGTTATCTGGATCTACTCCCTCGGAATTATGGAGGATAGAATGGCTGGAAAGATTTTTTCCAGTTGCCACTTTAGAGGTTTCTCATTTTATCGGAAGTATAACAGGGTTTTTACTTTTGATGCTAGCCACAGGTATAAAGCGAAGGTTAAACAGTGCTTATTTTATATCGATACTTCTCTTGGTAATAGGTATTTTGTCTTCCCTTCTTAAAGGATGGGATTATGAAGAAGCTTTTATACTTTTTGTTATACTTCTTTTACTGATTCCTTCGAAAAAACATTTTTACAGAAAAGCTTCAGCTCTTACGAGTTATTTGAGTGTAAACGGAATGTTGTTAATATTTTTAGCCACTGCATCAGCTCTTTGGATAGGATTTTTTTCTTATAAACACGTAGAATATTCCAAGGAACTTTGGTGGCAGTTTGAGTTTAAAAAAAATGCTCCTAGATTTTTACGTTCGACTCTTGGAATAGCCTTAGCAACAATTCTCTATACAATTGCTAAGCTTCTGAAACCTGTAACTGACTATACAATGGAAAACAAGGGTAAGGGAATGGAAGATGCTAGAAAAATACTTACAACATCTATAAAAACATATTCCAACTTAGTTCTTATAGGAGATAAATCCATAGTGTTTGATAAAGATAGAGATTCTTTTATAATGTACGGAGTCAGTGGTAAGAGCATGATCGCTATGGGAGACCCTGTAGGGAACAGCGAAGGTATTTCTGAGCTCATATGGCTTTTTTATGAAATAGCAATGAAAAATGGTAAGAGAGTTGTCTTTTATGAGGTTGGCACAGAATACTTAAACTATTATTTGGATATAGGATTAAACGTATTGAAAATAGGTGAAGAAGCAGTCGTGGATTTATATGAGTTTTCCCTTACTGGAGGTTCTCGGAAGGGGCTTAGATACACTTATAACAAACTACAGAAAGAGGGGTGTTCCTTTAGAATAATTGAGCCATTGGAGATAGAGAGTGTAATAGATGAACTTAAGGAGATTTCCGATGGGTGGCTTGACTTGAAAAAAGGTTCTGAAAAAAGATTCTCTCTTGGAAGTTTTGAGGAAGGGTATATAAAAAACTTTAGAATAGGAGTTATCGAAAAAAATGGAAAAATAACTGCCTTTTGCAACCTTTGGGAAACTTCAGGTAAAAATGAACTTTCTATAGATTTAATGAGATACAGACCAGATTCCCCTGATTCTGTTATGGAATTTTTATTTATAAATCTCATGCTTTGGGGTAAGGAAAATAATTATAAATGGTTTAACCTTGGTATGGCTCCTTTGTCTGGAATAGAGGGAAGAGAACTCTCTGTATTCTGGAATCGTTTTGGAAATTTTGTCTTTAATCTCGGTGGACAATTTTATAACTTTAAGGGCCTAAGAAATTATAAGGATAAATTTTCTCCACAGTGGCGCTCAAAATATATAGTTTTTTCAGGAGATCTTTCTCTTTTAAGTGTTTTAAAGGACGTTTATATACTTGTTTCAGGTGGATTGAAAGGGATCATTAAAAAATAG
- a CDS encoding metallophosphoesterase, translating into MKELNAKSYFVTGNHEYYIDADKISEIIENSRVKVLRDEVDIFHGVQIVGLKYRRDKNRAIEVLSDLEFSHDKPVILMNHIPLDHGDKRIKLTVSGHTHYGQIVPFNLLVRLTTKYIKGLYKVDNNYIYVSPGTGTWGPPMRLGSKNEITFYDLR; encoded by the coding sequence CTGAAGGAACTAAATGCAAAATCATACTTTGTAACTGGAAATCACGAATACTATATTGATGCTGATAAAATTTCAGAAATTATTGAAAATTCCAGAGTGAAGGTACTGAGAGATGAGGTGGATATTTTTCATGGGGTTCAGATTGTAGGGTTGAAATATAGACGTGATAAGAATAGGGCTATAGAAGTATTATCAGACTTAGAATTTTCCCATGACAAACCTGTTATTCTTATGAACCATATCCCTCTTGACCATGGTGATAAAAGGATAAAATTAACTGTGAGTGGGCATACTCATTACGGTCAGATAGTTCCATTCAACCTTTTGGTGAGACTTACAACCAAATATATAAAAGGTTTGTATAAAGTAGACAATAACTATATATATGTGTCTCCAGGAACAGGAACATGGGGTCCACCAATGAGGCTAGGGTCTAAAAATGAGATAACTTTTTATGATTTGAGATAA
- a CDS encoding ATP phosphoribosyltransferase regulatory subunit, giving the protein MKNYRKEEEFVMDLEKVFESYGYDKIRLNAFERYETYFENKDIIREGNLLKIINPKGDLYVLRPDMTLPVVKYFSDTQANRGKFYYNDSVFRTDKKGLGFGERKQVGIEYLGGENILSDVEVLDLAVQTLEKLDENYLLCISHTEFIKEMVNSISEDQEIRNQILDYLYRRSSDLESYLNKLGVDQKKISQVTKLNLFFGNFEKEKDTLYEMAVTEKQKKILEDLEMILKALNKKYPQDRIKVDFSISVALDYYNGLIFKGYISEIRKPILSGGRYDTLVKRFGKDASALGFCVEIDNYFDSIKREGTKIDYLFLYSDIESGFEAMEKAREMRKHGKTVRVLSEDKSESPEELKEKYSIIQYF; this is encoded by the coding sequence ATGAAAAACTACAGAAAAGAAGAAGAATTCGTAATGGACCTTGAAAAGGTCTTTGAATCATATGGATATGATAAAATAAGGCTTAATGCCTTTGAAAGGTACGAGACATATTTTGAAAACAAGGATATTATCCGAGAAGGGAATTTATTAAAAATAATCAATCCCAAGGGTGATCTCTATGTATTAAGACCTGATATGACGCTGCCGGTGGTAAAGTATTTCTCTGATACTCAGGCAAACAGAGGAAAATTTTACTATAATGACAGCGTATTCCGTACAGATAAAAAAGGTCTTGGCTTTGGTGAAAGAAAACAGGTGGGGATAGAATATCTAGGAGGAGAAAACATCCTTTCAGATGTAGAGGTTTTAGACCTTGCTGTACAGACCTTAGAAAAACTTGATGAAAACTATCTCTTGTGTATCTCACACACTGAGTTCATCAAAGAGATGGTCAACTCCATATCAGAAGACCAAGAAATAAGAAACCAGATATTAGATTATTTATATAGAAGGAGCAGCGATCTGGAAAGCTACCTGAATAAATTAGGCGTTGACCAGAAGAAAATATCTCAGGTAACCAAGCTAAATCTTTTCTTCGGAAATTTTGAAAAGGAAAAAGATACTCTCTATGAGATGGCAGTAACTGAGAAACAAAAGAAAATATTAGAGGACCTTGAAATGATTTTAAAGGCACTCAACAAAAAATATCCTCAAGACAGGATAAAGGTTGATTTTTCAATAAGTGTAGCTCTTGATTATTACAACGGACTGATCTTCAAAGGTTATATATCTGAAATCAGAAAGCCTATATTAAGTGGCGGAAGATACGATACCCTTGTGAAAAGATTTGGAAAAGACGCCTCTGCCTTAGGATTTTGTGTGGAGATAGACAATTATTTTGATTCTATAAAAAGAGAAGGTACAAAGATCGATTATCTGTTTCTTTACTCAGATATCGAAAGCGGATTCGAAGCCATGGAAAAGGCCAGAGAGATGAGAAAACACGGTAAAACAGTAAGAGTGCTGTCAGAAGATAAGAGTGAGTCTCCTGAAGAGCTAAAAGAAAAATATTCAATTATTCAGTATTTCTAG
- the hisG gene encoding ATP phosphoribosyltransferase, with protein MYINIALPKGRLGKKSYELLKKIGYSCKELEEENRKLVFTSEENKVRYFWVKPSDVPVYVEKGIADIGVAGVDVLLESEADVYDMLDLGFGKCYFAIAAPKGWKSTNRTLKIATKYINYSRKHFEKIERKVELIKLNGSVELAPIVGLSDAIVDIVETGATLKENNLEIVEKLEDISARVIVNKVNYKFKNETIEKVLGDMKGEL; from the coding sequence ATGTATATCAATATAGCTCTGCCTAAGGGCAGATTGGGAAAAAAGTCATATGAACTTTTAAAAAAAATAGGTTATTCATGTAAAGAACTAGAAGAGGAAAACAGGAAACTTGTATTCACAAGTGAGGAAAACAAGGTAAGATATTTCTGGGTAAAACCAAGTGATGTGCCTGTATACGTTGAAAAAGGTATAGCAGACATAGGTGTTGCCGGGGTAGATGTTCTCCTAGAAAGTGAAGCAGATGTTTATGACATGCTCGATCTAGGTTTTGGAAAATGTTATTTTGCCATAGCGGCTCCAAAGGGATGGAAGAGTACTAACAGAACTCTAAAAATAGCCACAAAATATATCAACTATTCAAGAAAACATTTTGAAAAAATAGAAAGAAAAGTTGAGCTTATAAAATTAAACGGGTCAGTAGAACTAGCTCCGATTGTAGGACTTTCTGACGCAATTGTAGATATCGTAGAAACCGGTGCCACATTAAAAGAAAATAATCTAGAGATAGTAGAAAAATTAGAAGATATAAGTGCAAGGGTAATAGTAAATAAGGTAAATTATAAATTTAAAAATGAAACTATAGAAAAAGTACTAGGGGATATGAAGGGGGAGCTTTAA
- the hisD gene encoding histidinol dehydrogenase, with protein MKILRSSEYDAIKAEILSRGDLDYKDINVTVEKIVKNVKENGDKAVLGYTAKFDGAELENMEVTKEEIDIAWERTPESLKNALTEAGNSIRTFHEKQKRNSFMDNSLKGKITGQLINPIEKVGIYVPGGKSPYPSTVLMNAIPAKVAGVKELTMITPPGKSGEIMDNILVAAKIAGVDRIFKIGGAQGVAALAYGTETVPKVYKITGPGNIYVALAKKQVYGMVDIDMIAGPSEILIIADDTANPRYIAADLLSQAEHDELASSILVTPSEKLAEAVSKEVDVQLAKLAKKEIAEKSLENYGRIIITKDLDEAIDMANDIATEHLELMVAEPFLYINSIKNAGAIFVGENSPEPLGDYYAGPNHTLPTNGTSKFSSPLSVDDFIKKTSVIYYSKEALRGVKDTVLEISDSEGLTAHSNSIRIRFEEE; from the coding sequence ATGAAAATACTCAGAAGTTCAGAGTATGATGCCATAAAGGCTGAAATACTCTCAAGGGGTGATCTCGACTACAAAGATATCAATGTCACTGTAGAAAAGATCGTCAAAAATGTAAAGGAAAACGGAGACAAAGCGGTACTTGGGTATACTGCAAAGTTTGACGGGGCAGAATTAGAAAATATGGAAGTCACAAAAGAAGAGATAGACATAGCATGGGAAAGAACTCCTGAATCTCTTAAAAACGCCCTCACAGAAGCTGGAAACAGCATAAGGACATTCCATGAAAAACAAAAGAGAAATTCATTTATGGATAACTCATTAAAGGGAAAAATCACCGGTCAGCTTATAAACCCTATAGAGAAGGTGGGAATCTATGTCCCTGGAGGAAAGTCTCCATATCCTTCAACTGTACTTATGAATGCCATCCCGGCAAAGGTGGCAGGAGTAAAAGAACTCACAATGATAACTCCCCCTGGAAAGTCGGGAGAGATAATGGATAATATCCTTGTGGCTGCAAAAATAGCTGGAGTTGACAGGATCTTCAAAATAGGGGGAGCCCAGGGAGTTGCTGCTCTAGCTTATGGAACTGAAACAGTACCAAAGGTATACAAGATCACAGGTCCGGGAAATATCTACGTTGCCCTTGCTAAAAAACAGGTCTATGGAATGGTAGATATCGACATGATAGCAGGACCTAGTGAGATACTAATAATAGCAGACGATACAGCTAATCCAAGATATATCGCTGCTGATCTACTCTCTCAAGCAGAACACGACGAGCTTGCTTCATCTATACTTGTGACTCCTAGTGAAAAACTGGCAGAGGCAGTATCTAAAGAGGTGGACGTACAGTTAGCTAAACTTGCTAAAAAAGAGATAGCAGAAAAATCTTTAGAAAATTATGGAAGAATCATAATAACAAAGGATCTAGATGAGGCTATCGATATGGCAAACGACATCGCCACAGAACATTTAGAACTAATGGTTGCTGAGCCTTTTTTATACATAAATTCCATTAAAAATGCAGGGGCTATATTTGTGGGTGAAAACAGTCCTGAACCTTTAGGAGACTACTATGCAGGTCCAAATCACACCCTTCCTACAAACGGTACTTCAAAATTTTCATCTCCTTTATCGGTGGATGATTTCATAAAAAAGACCTCGGTAATTTACTATTCTAAGGAAGCCTTGAGAGGGGTAAAAGATACTGTACTTGAAATATCAGACAGTGAGGGACTCACAGCTCACAGCAATTCTATCAGAATAAGATTTGAGGAGGAGTAA
- the hisC gene encoding histidinol-phosphate transaminase — protein sequence MMKFWSNITKSLTPYVPGEQLNETDIVKLNTNENPFPPSPKVLESIQDAIGSQLKKYPDPESTKLKDAIGDFYKIESENVFVGNGSDEVLAHVFMAFFKDKKLYFPNITYSFYPVYCGLYEIDYQPISLNYKFQMETEDYLGLDGNIIFPNPNAPTGIEVELSTIEEILIKNPDNLVVVDEAYVDFGGKSAVELIGKYKNLLIVQTFSKSRSLAGMRVGFAIGDTELIEGLVRVKDSFNSYPLDRLAQAAGEAAIKDREYFEYTCSEIIKNREWTVAELEKRGIEVLPSTANFIFAKVENAENIYAELKSRKVLVRYFKKPLINSYLRISIGTKEEMEKLIKNIDQIMGV from the coding sequence ATCATGAAGTTTTGGAGTAATATTACCAAGAGTCTGACTCCCTATGTACCTGGAGAACAGCTCAATGAAACTGATATAGTAAAATTAAATACAAACGAAAATCCATTTCCGCCCTCTCCTAAGGTTTTAGAGAGTATACAAGATGCCATCGGATCTCAGCTGAAAAAATATCCCGATCCTGAAAGCACTAAATTAAAAGATGCCATCGGAGATTTCTATAAGATAGAGTCTGAAAATGTCTTTGTGGGAAATGGATCTGATGAGGTTTTAGCCCATGTATTCATGGCCTTTTTCAAAGATAAAAAACTTTATTTTCCAAATATCACATACAGCTTTTATCCTGTATACTGCGGTCTTTATGAGATAGACTATCAGCCTATCTCTTTAAACTATAAATTCCAAATGGAAACAGAAGACTACTTAGGACTAGACGGAAACATTATATTCCCAAATCCAAATGCTCCTACAGGTATAGAGGTTGAATTATCTACTATAGAAGAGATACTTATAAAGAATCCAGACAACCTTGTAGTTGTAGATGAAGCCTATGTTGATTTCGGCGGAAAGTCGGCAGTAGAACTTATAGGCAAATACAAAAATCTTCTTATTGTCCAGACTTTTTCAAAATCAAGATCTCTTGCCGGTATGAGAGTAGGATTTGCCATAGGAGATACAGAACTTATAGAGGGCCTTGTTAGGGTAAAAGATTCCTTTAACTCTTATCCCCTAGACAGACTTGCTCAGGCTGCAGGAGAAGCAGCTATAAAGGACAGAGAATATTTTGAATATACATGCAGTGAGATAATAAAAAACAGAGAATGGACAGTGGCAGAACTTGAAAAGAGAGGTATAGAGGTACTTCCATCTACAGCAAACTTTATATTTGCAAAGGTAGAAAATGCTGAAAATATATATGCGGAACTAAAATCTAGAAAGGTTCTTGTAAGATACTTTAAAAAACCTCTTATAAATAGCTATCTCAGAATTTCCATAGGAACAAAGGAAGAGATGGAAAAGCTGATAAAAAACATAGATCAGATTATGGGGGTGTAA